In Paramormyrops kingsleyae isolate MSU_618 chromosome 18, PKINGS_0.4, whole genome shotgun sequence, the DNA window GTGCTCATGGATAACTGATGTATCATGTGaaactgaaatatttattttactatTCTGTTGTCTATTTTGCATCCTTATTTCCATtgcacatatttatttttatttatgtactgTTTCGTCTTGTATGTCTTGTCTTTTATTGTACCACACCACTGTCTGTCTTGTGCTGCACTTCTTTGTCCTGTTCCCTTACTgcactgccgtctgtcctgcactgcactgcactacaccactgtctgtcctgtgctgcacttctttgtcctgtttccttactgcactgctgtctgtcctgcactgcactgctgtctgtcctgtactgcactgctgtctgtcctgtcctgtactgccgtctgtcctgcactgcactgctgtctgtcctgtactgccgtctgtcctgtcctgtactgcactgctgtctgtcctgtactgcattgtactgccgtctgtcctgtcCTGTACAGCACTACTGTCTGCCCTATTGTCCCCCATGCAGCTGTCCCCTCCCTTGTCACAGTGGTATAAAATGTTTCTTGGAACACAAGACAAAAATTTGAAACTTGCAAAAAAGTACACTGATATATAGCacttataacattttaaaaacttgtcAGAGAatcaaaatatacattttaatgaataaatatcGAGGAGCTTCCATACAGTTattattatgcagtatatgtTGATTTGCTCTTTTATTTGATTACAGACTTGTTCAGAGTTTTTCGGTACAGGACACAGTCAGGAAGAATTTTGTGCAATTCGGTATATTGTTACATTCTAACATTTATTGTACAAAACTGATGTATTTTTCACCCAAATGCGATCTGCGATGAGGTGTCATTTGAACCTTCTGAGACCCCATTGAACATGACACTCCTCAAgcaccccccctctctcccaaGATTATCACAGTGTTTCATTCCATCTTCATCCACCTTCACAACTGCTCTAGAAGATAAAGTCAGAGTTAAGTAAGTGTCCTAAGAATTACTTGGCATATTTTCTATACACAACAGTGCAATTTCATTCATGATAAATCCATTGTTTCAGAACACAAAAACTATATAGAAACTACAAAATAATCCTAAAACAACATAGTGAGACACCCTTAGTGAAACAAATAGAGGCCTGCTGTCAGTGAACAggttaatgttttaaatggacttaaATTGATTATTGTTAGTGAGGCCAATATGTCAGTGTCAACAAGATACAAACTAACCTCACTTTGTATGTATAATCTACAATTATGTTACAGTAGCTCTATCTGGCTATCAGTGTCAAGACGTTAAAATCAGCAATATAAAGTAATCCATACAAAAGGCTATCAAgaatacaaatgttaactagTACAAATATTAATACTAGTTTAATAGGTCACTTCATAAAATATCTTTTCATTGGACAATTAGATGTCAAACGTTGTTAGTAGACACTGGATAATAGGCATATTCTATCTatagcagggctattcaaatcacagtcctcaAGGGCTGAGTCCTGCTGATTCGCCAGCCAACTGtgaggtgtgaagcctctgaccaatcagaatcagaaatgaTTAAACTAACTatctgggagaactgaaaacacggcctggatttggaattgaagACCAGATTTGATGAACCCTGATCTATAGTACTTTCATCAAACAacaatgtttatatatatatatatataggttttTCAACTCATTCAGCAACTGCAACCTTCACTATTTTTAAATAAGAGCCTTGGGAAATCCTGTTCATGCATcgatatgattttttttgtgcaggTTATATATTAAACTCTGGCTAGACCATCCAACCACGACCAATCTCCTGTCCCAGCAAGTACCCCAGTGTCATGGCCGTCATACCGACAAATTACCAAGAATTCATTCATCGAGTGCTAGTTACGTGACCTGACAAGAACTTACTCACCCTTTTCAACAGCTCTGCTCCTGCTGGTCCTAATTTGAAACTGTAATACAGGTTTCAAGAACTTCATCAGAGGATGGACAGATATTACTACTGCATAATTTCACCACAAAATCTTTGACTTACAAATACTAAAAACAGTGAACTATATCACGTCTGAAGTATAATTACTGTGTAAATACAGTAATACACAGCTGGTTTTGTAAGTATTACAGCTGTGTAAAAAAATTGAGGCCACTCATATTAACCGttgttctgctggcagaggctacactgagtGGCAGGATTCTTCCAGGTTCAACATTtttaagacagcagtacagaagaataatatgaagcaggagacactggaaatgaccagaaaccagccaggtaaaaggCGGAAGCGACTTTCTGATGGCAAAGATGACCAGTAACTTATCTAACTtatcgtaggatgacatcaagtatcctatatattacacacacacacacacacacacaccttacgttgtggggaccaaatgtccccacaatgtgataaaaacctgtcattttgacgttgtgaggaccattttttcagttttataaaaatctatgactgcacTGAAAATTCCAAAAGTTTGATTACTTCTCGTTAAGGTTAGGTAGAGGTTAAAGTTCTCATAGTTGGGTACAgatctgtgcgtgtgtgtgtgtgtgtgtgtgtgtgtgtgtgtgtgtgcatatgagAAATACAAAATTATAGTATCTGCTCCCAGAATCCAATGCCCAAGGTCAGAACGTTAATGTCACATGCATTAAGTAAACATTATCATTATACTTAATTCCCAGTTCAAATAAAAGTGATGTTTAACTGGAAATACATTCCGTTCGTGTTAAGCAGGTCGCCGTTCCTACCACTACAGGGAAACATGTTCCGTATCTGAGGAAAACAGACCGCCAAAATCACAACAGACACCACCAAAAGTATTTGAGGTCTGTCAGTGTCCAGatatttcagtgtatttagGAGGCAAATTGAGTGTTTCAGAGGCGAACTCTCCAAATGCATGAGACGGGAGCTGCGACACTGCACTGCCTTCTGAGCCAGGGAAAAAAACCCTGCGATTTCCACCGCGGCAAACCAGGGGGCCCCCAGCTGTTGAGTCAGGGAAATGTGAAGAAGCAGCACAGATCCTATGGTCCACCTGGTGGAGgatgggcggggggggtcaTTTTTAGCCGACTGCCTTTCTGTGGAAGAGGCTGCGTGGCCTGAGTTTAGAAGCCCCCCGCATACACCACTCTTCTGATATACTCAGCTGTCCCGGTGTGTTGAGACTCCAACAGAAAAAGCAAATATGCGCCTTAAAGCATAAATCGTGGGGTTCTGAATGCTCATGGGCTCCATGTCACTAAAGCGATTCCCCCCAGGATCAGACAGCAATCACATCAGACTGACATTTGATTCCTAAACAGCTGATATTTACACAACAGCCATTGACCATACATTGTTTTGCACACTTCTCTtaaattcatttgtttttttcggGCTATCCATTACGTATTTACTGTTATCCTTTATATTTCTTTCTGTACTACTGGCAAAGAAATTTCTCCCACAGAGATCAATATATTTCCTTCTTATCTTAGATGGCAAGGAGGTTATGTGCAAGTTCCACAGAGATCAACTGATGAAATGTGTCTGTGAAATATAACCAGTTTGTTTTggcatttgttatgtgtttatACCTTTACTTTGAGGAGATGGCGGCCATGTTTGGTGACACATTGCTAGAAGGTACTGGGGGAAGAGCTATCCTTTGGCCACACCCCCAATTAGCACTCAACCAATGGGGGTTAAAGCTCAAGCACAATTGCTTGTACCTGCCGCACGTAAGCAAAAATATCAACCAAAAAGGACCCCCCCTCCATGCTGTTCCTGTGACATCATATTGCTGCTATCATATTGCTGCAGCATCACTGTAATATTGAGAACCTGTTATGCTGAGAACCTGTTATGTGTTGAGTAGGCATTTCAAGATGCACATGGGTTAAATCAGCAAGTCGGGTTGGTTACTGCATTACAGACATGAGGGCAACCTCTGTAATGTAATCTGGCATCATTAAAGGCATGAAGAGAACATGGTCACAGCTAATTTGTGGTGCTACGATGAATTTGCAAACCCATAATCAGAAGAAATGCCGAACTAAATACTGATGCTGGTTGATGTCCCTCAAAATTCTGTTAATGACCTTATCATTCCTCATACTAGGGTATCGGGTCCAGTTCCACCCACCTGCCTACATCAGGATGTGTCTCTATTTCTTCTCTGCATCTGGAAGCATAACCTCTGTTGAGAGAAAGTCAGTTTAGGAATTAAACAGATCAAACTTTCTCCAATGACATAATTTTTGGAAACAGTCCATCTGTGGCAGGacttcctccatccatccatccatccatccagttagCATCACGAAAATCCAGAACTTATCAGCAGAAATCACAGGGAATAAAATCTCAAAGCGAAAAGTGactgattaaaaaaacactGTCAAGGGCTGTATTTTCAAATACTGAGCACTATTTCAAAATTCTGGATGAAAAACTATTATGAATATAAAAGcttaaaaaccaaacattttcaAGCTGATACAATTTACTGGATGGGTGAAGGGTCATGACCTCGTCACCCTCCCACACTTGCATGACCACCTGCCAGACGTCTATTTTGAATACATCCTAACAATCCTTCCTCCATTCCCCTGCTGATCTTCTCCACTCACTTGTCTTTGAGTTGACCGGCCACAGCGTGGCTCCCCACTCCTGCACATTCGGGTGTTGATTACATCAGCACGCCCCTCACCCCCAACCCACTGACTTACGCTTGACCTCCAGCTTGCAAGCCACTGAAGCTTCCCCATGGACGTTCTTGGCCCGGCAGGTGTAGACTCCACCGTCGAAGCTGCAGGGCTTGCGGATCTCCAGGGAGCACACTCCCTGGTTGTTGATTTGCCGGAACTTGGGGTCGTCGCCGATGATCATCTGGTTCTTCATCCATTCGATTTTGGGCTAGGAGGAGACGACAGGGTACTCACAGTGTACTCACACGTACACTGACAAGAGTATCATCAAAGACACTTGAGATATGGCTGCTTTGGCCGAATCACAGCAATGGTGCTACTACAGCAGCCCAGTGCTTCGAGAAGCGTGAGACAGCCGCTCGCTGGAGTTACACGGGGCAAGAAGAAGCCCAACGAGGCAGAACCTGGCAGACGCTTCGCTTCAGGAGATAAACAAAGCACTTCTTGGTATTCCTTGCCATCTCTGCCTGTTCTCTATGACAGGATCTATATCAAGTTTTGGCATGTGATCCAGCTCTCTTCAATGGACGCGTACATTTATATCTACATCTCTGCAAGGTTATTCCCAAGTAGCCGACTTGAGAGGCCGGTTGGCATGGGCACTCGCCTGGAACAAAAGACCTTGTCAGTGAGAGTTGGGCAATCCTGGTGGACGCAAGTGACCCAAATGTACCTGGTAGCCCCATTTCGGAGTTGGCAATTTATTTTTGTGGTGTAAGACACATAGGATCACACTTTAATGTGCTATTAGGGACAGGAAGTCAAACGTGTTAGTCTATGACCTACTTGCAGAGGCTTGAAAACCCCATTTTCCCTTCCTCACTACATTTTGCCAGCTGAGGATTTATTACAATTGACCATGTCAGAGCGGGTACAGCTCGGTTCTTGGTGAAAGTGGGAAAGTGCCATTAGATTGGCACTGGAGTGACAGCCACTCTGTCACCACCCTGGCGTAGAATACCACACTTTTCTGGAATTACAGAGCATCATTGGCATCATGTCACACTGTAATCTACATGTATGATCAAAATACGCAGTGGGCCAGCCTTGTCACATCAACCTCTGGCTGTGGAACCTCCATTACAAATACAACTGATGGCTTTTGGTGCAGAGATCCCCTCTCTGTCTTCCAAACTATGCATTTTGGTATATGCAGAATTTtatagcaattaaaaaaaaaaaaaacacatgctgaaGTTCCTCAACAGAAGCAAGGAGTACAATGTTAGTAGACCCTTGTGAGATGAGTGCTGTAGAGAGCCAGTAGTATGGCATTTAGGCTGACTGCATGTATCTCGAACCCGAGGTCCTGGGGCCAGACACCACGGGCTGATGTGTCGGCCAAGGCAGCCGGGAGCAGGAGGCACTTGTCTCTGCTCTTATTTTTCCACTGAGCTTTTCTCGTTCATGGCTCTCAGCTGCCCAGATAAGCCACCCTCAGCATTCCTTGGCACAGGCCAAACGGTGATCTTGTGTGATCCTGCAGTGGAGCCTAAATAACTACAAAGTCTGCAGAAATAAAAACAGGTGTTCTCCCTCACTGACCAACCGCAGCCATAATAGCTACCCTGGTCctttaagacacacacacaccatccatCCAGCAAAGAACATTACCCTGTCACCACGCTGCAAAGAAAGTGATTGCTGCATCTATGTAAATCCATCCTTTTCATTTCAATAATTAAAATCAAACTACACACTGTAATGCTCCACATTTGCACAATATTTCCACAATATTGTCCTGTATTgtgctgctgtctgtcctgtattgcactgctgtctgtcctgtattgcactgctgtctgtcctgtactgcactgctgtctgttctgtactgcactgctgtctgtcctgtattgcactgctgtctgtcctgtattgtgctgctgtctgtcttgtattgcactgctgtctgtcctgtactgcacAAGCTACCCTGGTCctttaagacacacacacaccatccatCCAGCAAAGAACATTACCCTGTCACCACGCTGCAAAGAAAGTGATTGCTGCATCTATGTAAATCCATCCTTTTCATTTCAATAATTAAAATCAAACTACACACTGTAATGCTCCACATTTGCACAATATTTCCACAATATTGTCCTGTATTgtgctgctgtctgtcctgcattgcactgctgtctgtcctgtattgcgctgctgtctgtcctgtattgcactgctgtctgtcctgcattgcgctgctgtctgtcctgtattgcgctgctgtctgtcctgtactgcactgcggtctgtcctgtattgcactgctgtctgtcctgcattgcactgcggtctgtcctgtattgcactgctgtctgtcctgcattgcactgctgtctgtcctgtactgcactgctgtctgtcctgtattgcactgctgtctgtcctgtactgcactgctgtcttttctgtactgcactgctgtatgtcctgtattgcactgctgtatgtcctgtattgcactgctgtctgtcctgtactgcactgctgtctgttctgtactgcactgctgtatgtcctgtattgcactgctgtctgtcctgtattgcgctgctgtctgtcttgtattgcactgctgtctgtcctgtactgcactgcggtctgtcctgtattgcactgctgtctgtcctgcattgcactgcggtctgtcctgtattgcactgctgtctgtcctgtattgcactgcggTCTGTACTGTATTGCGCTGCTGTCTGtcttgtattgcactgctgtctgtcctgtattgcgCTGCACCCCTCTCCTGCAACTGTGGCATAAGAATTTCACTATATTCCTCCAAACACATGTGACAATAATATAGCTGAGACAACAATGAAAATACTTTGACCTGCATAAATAAAACACAGTGCTCATCTTAAAAACACCATAATTTGTAAACTGTTGTTCAATCGGGGCAATGACCAGAAAGTGATCAGGGTTGGAGGATAATGAAGCAGTGGTTGCTGGGACATTTACCTTAGGGTATCCCCGCACGGAGCACAGCAGCTTAGTGGTATAGCCCACGGTGGCTGCTCTGTTGCTCAGGGCCGTGGTGAACTTGGGGGCTTCGGTGAAGTTGTGCTCCTGGTACTCTGGAGGCTTGTAGACGATACCTGCAGGTCACAAGAGGTCCATGATGGAGATCTGACAGCAATCTGAAGTGAAGGAGTACAGCAACTGCTTCTGTAGGTACATATAGCcgtggaaaaaaatgaagagactaCTCTATGTTTTTagacaaatctgcattttaaaatcctggtttagtCCTGGTTCTGCCTCACACCTTTGAGTGTCCGCTacggttccatgtgtgtggagtttgcatgttctcctcatgtcatCGTGAgctttcctccaggtactccggtttctcgacacagcccaaaaacatgctgaagttaactggatttaccaaattgcccataggtgtgcatgtgtgagtgactggtgtgtgagtgcgccCTGctatgggttggtgccccatgctgggttgttccctgccttgcacccgtagcctccgggataggctctggaccccccccccccccccccccccccccccgcgaccctgaacaggacaagcgggtacagaaaatgaatgggtATTTTACCATCAAATGAAAGTCATGTCAAAATACCTGTAAAAAAACCTGTCAAAGCAGCTGCGTGTGAATTACAGGACAGGAATCTTTCTAAATGTTTGCCTCGCTTTCGCAGTTAATGGAAATTATTGTTGGGACTGAATTCCCAACATGGGTTCTACACAGATATGAATGTGTCCGTGAAAGGCGTTGCTTCCTCGACAGCTCCGTCAGCTGGGGGGTTGGGTGAGCTAACACCACTAGTGTTTCCTTTTCCCAAACCAAAACATTTGGCTATTTCACGGCTCCATGCAGGATCTCTGGCCGCCAGCTGTCATGGGGGGAGGTCACAGAGGAACACTGCACCTGTTTTCTGGATGGTGGCGAACGCCTTCGTCACGGCGGCCTGCTCGCTCCTGCCGACCTTGTTCTCTGAGAAGACCCGGAAGGAGTACGAGTTTCCCATGACGAGGTCAGAGACGGTCGCGTTCAGTCTGTGGTAGTGCTCCAGAACGCTGAACCACTCCTGTAACAGAACAAAAACGGCCCAATGAATGTTCAAGGGAACATGTTCTGGAAAGACAAGGAAAGAGGAGACAAGGAACAGAGGGACGGCCAACCTCACATTAAACAGGGTTTATGGTAAGAAAAGCTTTTCAGAAATGTGAAAACACACGTGGGGAAGTGACTTTGCCAAGTAGTCCAAATAAACCACATGATCATCCAGGTAAGCGTCAGACTTATCAGCATTAGCTAAGATTAGAAAGGACAGCCAGGAATGTTCATTTACAATGAACAGGAATGGGATTTATAACTAGAGTGCGCTACGATCACGCCTTGATGGTGTTCTTGTACCCTGAGCAAAACCAGTATTGAAACTTAATCGTAACCAGGCAGAGTGGTAGGCAGAGTGCtacacttaaatacacagaaatatGATATTTCATTTCAAGGTTCTAGATTCCAGAGTTcattgtcatatgtacagtacACAGTCAGTCAGTTAcagtatgcaatgaaaatctTACTCTGCACGTCCTTCTGGTCAATGATACacacaaattaaacaaaaaacacaaataaaaattaagatgcttcaaaaagacaataaatatgagtacaattatgacaaaaaacacaaatacaattCAGTGTAAACATATAGTGGAATGCAAACATAATGCAAATATTGACTGCTACAAAGGAGTAGGTAAGTAAGAGGTGGAAAACTGGCCAGTCCTACAGTATGTGCTGGGGTATAGTGCAACAGACAGAGAAGTCTGTGCAAGGGACCAGGTTGCTGTTAGGGTTTCCACCATCATCTCGTATAATACAAGACACAGCATGTTCCAATGCAGGATCATCCCGTATTATAAGGGACGGCTGGCAATCCTAGTCGTCACGCAAAGTCTGCAGAAGTCCTGGCGCGACACTAagcactgtgtgtctgtgtgtctttgcaTGCAGGCTAATCCACCGCCATGCCGACACTCCGTTGGCGCTGTCCAGCTATGTGCTCATTTTTTAGACAGTCGCTGGGTAATATTCTGCAACGCGTTTCTCCATTTCACCCCCCGGCGTCCAATGAGGAGGCCCGTCCAGCCCTGGCATCTGTTACCCGTCTCGGACACCCTTACAAGAGCAGAGAGGAGTCCTGCTGGCCATATAGAGCAGCGAGTCCAAGACCCTCCCCTGCATCTACCCGTCCTATACCAGGTTTAGACTTACAGACTTGGCAAGGGGCTAATTTAGGCCTCGGATCACCATGTGACAGccaccctcccccctcccacatACACCATTTATCACCAAGAAGTGTTCACAACCATCCAATCCTAACTGTCCCACTCTGCCATGCCAAACCTCTGTCAGTGCCCTGGGGAAAAGTAATCATTCACCCCCCTGCAATCCCATAATGCTGCTTTATGTGCTGAAACGGCGCCCCGATCATCGCAGACCCGAATGGGACAGAATCTCTGGCCCATCCTGTCTGTACCATCCCCTCTCTGCACGGAAGGAGTCGTGGGACAAAAAAGCTGCAGACCCAAATGTTTTGGTGAGTCAGCGTTCCCACACTCACACTCCTTGACGTCTTTGCACAAAGTTAATAATAAACACCCTGCTGGTACAAATGGTTTTACGTTACTGTCAGTTTTGCACATCCCAGTGTGCTTCTGGTCAAGTTACACTCCTTTTCAAAAGAACTTCCCAGGCCAGAAGATAAGTGCACTTTTCAGTAGAGAAGTTTGACAACAAACTAGGGAAGCTGAGCTTCACCCACACTTACCTGTTTCTTCACACTCGACACTTTATATCTGTACACTGTCACCTTATTTATTCCTATACAtcctggggcctgtatcacaatgTGCtggttagctggataacttgtcggatgtaaaccatttaaaatgccctttatcttcgttcacttacattcagcCCAGACCGTCTTAAATCTGACAATTAATCCatctaagcaagaaatcctgcttcgtgatacaggccctttttcttttgttattcATTGATTGTTTactgtttattgtcatttattatttattgttccCATAACGATccaagcaattttttttttcagttgtacagtatgtacaaTCGTGCAATTACAAGAATTCTGATTCagaaataatttgttttttaaatgagcTATAAACCTCAGCTATTATCCTGTGTGAGACAATCCATTgacttgtgttttctgtttaaattGGCCTGTTGGATGTTGCACCAACACCAGACGCAGCCTTGGGTGTccacaaagaaaaaaacctgAACAGCTGTAGAGAAGGAAATGGAAATTGATGAAATGAGCATGGAGTCAGCTTACCCCGGTCTTTTTGTCAGCCTTTTGCACGGTATACCCGGTGATTTCTGTATTCCCCTTGTCCTTGGGTGCAGTCCATTCCAAGGCAGCATTGAAGCCCCAGGTGTCCACAAGTTTGATACCGGTAGGAGGTCCAGGGAGCTCTGCAGGGGACCAAGGAGAGGCCAGACAATAGTAATACCACCCATCTACTGACCTACAATGGTAATTTACAGTCCTCACTTATAAAGAAAGGCATGGATATTGCTTGGTGAATTTTTTTCAGGTGAGGCCTAGGTAAGCATGGAAAGATCCGTAGCCAAAAATGGCAGACATGAAGGTGTGCAGTAAGATGCTTTAACATAGAAcctattatttaatatttacgATTAATGATTAATGCTTTGCACAGCTTTAAAATGCGTACATCTGGATATGACCTAAACCGATTTAAAGGGCCACTTTATGATGGGCTGCACAACAGCTTGTGCCATCTTGGAATTAACACAGTGAGTCTTTTTAATGGCAGGTCAGCCCTTGAATAATTACAGTGTAGTTCAACACAGATCACCATAGCAACATTTATGGAAGATAATGGAAATGTAAGGAAACGCCACAGGCGCAGAAAGCACGACGCATCTCGAGCGGCACTCACCGACAATCTGGATGACGATCATGACCTTGTCCTCAAAACTCTCGACCTTAACGCACATTTCGTACTTGCCGGAGTCATCCCTCTCGGCCTTGCGGATGAACAAGATGCTATCCCTGTCGGTGTTGCGCACGCTGACCTTCTTTGGATCCACAGGTTGCCCTTCCTTGGTCCAGGTCACAGTGGGTTTGGGTTTACCCTGCAAAGGTGAACAGACCAGTGCTTTGGCcacttcacacagaatcaagcaGAGCTAAGAGACACAG includes these proteins:
- the mybpha gene encoding myosin binding protein Ha, with the translated sequence MPAKPAPIKKAPLKKAAPKAEAKPSEPAPAPEPPAPAPPAEAPPAEPAPAPVEAAPAAEEAAPAAPAEAAAADDASAAAPAASEAPAEAPVAPPPEQPKAPTPPPPAVPTSEPLNLNVDDVNDTSVTIKWKTPENLGDSGLDGYTVEYCKDQTSDWVVANPELVVTNRYVIKDLTAGDLLHIRVKAVNAGGPSAPGTLAEPIRVREVVDRPKIRLPRFLRSRFVKKVGEQVNLVIPFHGKPKPTVTWTKEGQPVDPKKVSVRNTDRDSILFIRKAERDDSGKYEMCVKVESFEDKVMIVIQIVELPGPPTGIKLVDTWGFNAALEWTAPKDKGNTEITGYTVQKADKKTGEWFSVLEHYHRLNATVSDLVMGNSYSFRVFSENKVGRSEQAAVTKAFATIQKTGIVYKPPEYQEHNFTEAPKFTTALSNRAATVGYTTKLLCSVRGYPKPKIEWMKNQMIIGDDPKFRQINNQGVCSLEIRKPCSFDGGVYTCRAKNVHGEASVACKLEVKQVMLPDAEKK